CCCACCGTCGAAGCCGAAGTCGTCCTCGAAGACGGCACCTACGGTCGCGCCGCCGCCCCCAGCGGCGCCTCCACCGGCGAACACGAGGCCAACGAACTCCGCGACGGCGACGCCAAGCGCTACCTCGGCAAGGGCGTCCAGAAGGCCGTCGCCAACGTCGCCAAGCTCATCGAGCCCGAACTCATCGGCCTCGACGTCGTCGATCAGCTCACCATCGACCGCGCGATGATCGACCTCGACGGCACCAAGAACAAGTCCAAGCTCGGCGCCAACGCCATGCTCGCCGTCTCCATGGCCGCCAGCCGCGCCGCCGCCGCCAGCGTCGACCTGCCGCTCTACCGCTACCTCGGCAGCCCGCTCTCGCGCACGCTGCCCGTGCCGCTGATGAACATCCTCAACGGCGGCGCGCACGCGACCAACACGGTGGACTTCCAGGAGTACATGATCGTTCCCGTCGGCGCCGAGTCGTTCAGCGATGCACTGCGCATGGGCGCCGAGGTGTTTCACTCGCTCAAGAAGGTCCTCGTCAAGCGCAAGCTCTCCACTGGCGTCGGCGACGAGGGCGGCTTCGCCCCCGACCTCAAGTCCGATGAGGAAGCCCTCAACGTCGTGATGGAGGCCATCGAAGCCGCCGGCTACAAGCCCGGCGAGCAGATCGCCCTCGCCCTCGACTGCGCGGCGAGCGAACTCTTCTCCAAGGGCAAGTACACCTTCAAGAAGAGCGGCGCTGGCACCAAGACCGCCGACGAGATGGTCGAGCTCTACGCCAAGTGGCTGCGCAAGTATCCCATCGTCTCCATCGAGGACGGCCTCGCCGAGGGCGATTGGACCGGCTGGGGCAAGCTCACGGAGGCCATCGGCGATCGTTGCCAGCTTGTCGGCGATGACCTCTTCGTCACCAACGTCGAGTTCCTCTCCCGCGGCATCGAGGAGGACGTCGCCAACGCCGTGCTCGTGAAGGTCAACCAGATCGGCACCCTCACCGAGACCCTCGAGACCATCGAGATGGCCGACCGCAACGGCTACCGCAGCATCATTTCCCACCGCAGCGGCGAAACCGAAGACACCTTTATCGCCGACCTCGCCGTCGCCACCAACGCCGGGCAGATCAAGACCGGCAGCGCCAGCCGCACGGACCGCGTGGCGAAGTACAACCAGCTGCTGCGGATCGAGGCCGAACTCGGCGCGCACGCCGAGTATCCGGGTGGCGGAATCTATGGGATTGGTGCGTAAGGTCGACGTGATGCGCCGGCGAGAATCCGCGAGCGTTGCAGCCTCGTCGGCGGGCCAGTCCCGCGGAGTGCCTCGGGCATCCGGTTGCGAGGCGGCGGCGTGAGCCCCGCCAAGCGCCCCAGCCGCAGCGGACGCGCCGGACCCACTCGCGGTCCGGCCGCCCCCCGCACGCCCGGCTGGATCGTCGGCCGCGTCGTCATCGCCCTCCTCGCCATCGCCGCCCTCAGCTTCGCCGTGCAGGGCGGGGAGTTCGGCACCGTCGACCTCATTCGCCAGAGCGCGCGGCTGACCGCCGAGCGCGCGGCGGTCGACTCCCTCCAGCAGCGCGTCGATTCCCTCGAAGCCTACAAGACCCTCGTCGAGACCGACCTCGCCACCCAGGAACGCATCGCCCGCGAGGAGTTCGGGATGGTGAAACCGGGCGAGGTGCTGTACCGGTTCGCTGACCCGCAGTAGCGCGCCTCCCGCGCCTCCCGCGCCTCCCGCGCCTCCCGCGCCTCCACCGCGAGGCCCCGCGACACGCCTGCCGTCCCCTTGAAAAACGTGATTTCGCGGCTATTATTCGTCTCACTGACGCGGGGTGGAGCAGCCTGGTAGCTCGTCGGGCTCATAACCCGAAGGTCGCGGGTTCAAATCCCGCCCCCGCTACTGGTACGACTCGAGGCGCCTCTCACGGGGCGCCTCGATTGTTTGTGGGACTTTGAGCCGATTCGCCGGCTCGGTTAGATTTGCAGGACTTTCCAATGAAGTACGGCTGGGTAGCTCAGCTGGTTAGAGCACGGCACTCATAATGCCGGGGTCGCGGGTTCGAGTCCCGCCCCAGCTATCGCATCACAATGACGCCCCCTGCATCGGATCGGTGCAGGGGGCGTTCGCTTGCACGGCGCTCTCGCTCCCTCCCGAGTCCCCCTGCCGCGCCGTGTCCGACGCTCGACGCAGGTCTGTCGTTCCCGCGTAGATGCGGCGGCGCAGGCGATGCGCCGATGACGAGCCCGCGCCACCGCACCCCACAATGGCGGCGTGACCGAACGATCCGACCACACGCCACGCGACGAGATCCGCAGCGACCCCTCGCCCCCGCGCAGCCTCTACGACGCCCTGCGCGACGAACTCGCCGTGCGCCGCTACAGCACCCGCACCTTTGTCGCCTACCGCGGCTGGGTGCGCCACTTCGTCCGCTGGGCCGGCCGCCGCCACCCCCGCGACCTCGGCCGCCACGAAGTCGAGCGCTTCATCACCCACCTCGCCGTCGAACGCAACGTCGCCGCGAACACGCAGAACCAAGCGCTCGCCGCCCTCCTCTTCCTCTACCGCGACGTCCTCAAGCAGCCGATGGGCCCCATCCAGCCCGTCCACGCCAAACGCCCCAAGCGCAAACCCACCGTCCTCTCCATAGACGAAGCTCGCAGCGTCCTCGCCGCGATGGACGGCGTCCCCTGGCTCGTCGCCTCGATCCTCTACGGCGCCGGCCTCCGCGTCGGCGAGGCGATCGCCCTGCGCGTGAAGGACCTCGACCTCGACCGCCGCGAGATCCTCGTCCGCGGCGGCAAGGGCCAGAAGGACCGCCTCACCATGCTCCCCGACATCATCATCCCCGCGCTGCGCCGCCACCTCACGGAAACCCAACGCCGACACCGCCGCTGGCTCCAAGCCAACACAGCGACCGTCGAACTCCCCGGCGCCCTCCATCGCAAACTGCCCAACGCCGCCACGCAGTGGCCCTGGTTCTGGGTCTTCCCCGCCGGCCGCCCCTACGAGATGAAAGGCGACCGCACACACCCCTGGCGTCGCCACCACGTCCACGAGACCGTCATCTCGAGAGCCGTCCAAGACGCCGGCCGCGCCGCCGGGCTGCAGAAGCGGATCACCACCCACACCTTCCGGCACAGCTTCGCGACCCACCTGCTCGAAGCGGGCTACGACATCCGCACCGTCCAAGAGCTCCTCGGCCACTCGGATGTCAGCACGACGATGATCTACACGCACGTACTCAACCGCGGCGGGATGGGGGTGAGGAGTCCGATGGATGCGATGGGGGCGGGTGGGGCTGGTCGCGCGGGCGGCGCGGGCGGCGCGGGCGGCGCGGGCGGCGCGAATCGGCGCGAATCGGCGCGCGAGTAGGGAGCCCCGTAGCTCGCCTGAACCTCGACGCCCGCCGAATCCGCCGCCACGCGGCCCCGATCCTTCGCAGGCCGTCCCTCGCAGACAAGCACCGCACTGGCCCACCGATCACCGAAAGGCCTAGGGCGGTGCGGTGTCTGGGGTTGCGGAGCACGCCGCGGGTCCTCAGCGTACGTGCTTGATGGCGAGAAACTGCAGACAATACCAAGCAGTTACAGATAAACTCGCCAACTAATACACGTTAGCTGGACCGGAGCACTTTCGAGCCATGGGATATAGCCGGCGTCATAGTACGCGACTTGCACTGTTGCTCGCGCCACTGACGACAGTGCCGCTTCTCACGAGTCTGGGAATCGCTTCGGAGTTGCGTGAGCGCTCGCTAGCCGAGGTGTGGCCTGGTTCGCT
This window of the Gemmatimonadaceae bacterium genome carries:
- the eno gene encoding phosphopyruvate hydratase, whose amino-acid sequence is MSSIIAVIAREILDSRGNPTVEAEVVLEDGTYGRAAAPSGASTGEHEANELRDGDAKRYLGKGVQKAVANVAKLIEPELIGLDVVDQLTIDRAMIDLDGTKNKSKLGANAMLAVSMAASRAAAASVDLPLYRYLGSPLSRTLPVPLMNILNGGAHATNTVDFQEYMIVPVGAESFSDALRMGAEVFHSLKKVLVKRKLSTGVGDEGGFAPDLKSDEEALNVVMEAIEAAGYKPGEQIALALDCAASELFSKGKYTFKKSGAGTKTADEMVELYAKWLRKYPIVSIEDGLAEGDWTGWGKLTEAIGDRCQLVGDDLFVTNVEFLSRGIEEDVANAVLVKVNQIGTLTETLETIEMADRNGYRSIISHRSGETEDTFIADLAVATNAGQIKTGSASRTDRVAKYNQLLRIEAELGAHAEYPGGGIYGIGA
- a CDS encoding septum formation initiator family protein yields the protein MSPAKRPSRSGRAGPTRGPAAPRTPGWIVGRVVIALLAIAALSFAVQGGEFGTVDLIRQSARLTAERAAVDSLQQRVDSLEAYKTLVETDLATQERIAREEFGMVKPGEVLYRFADPQ
- a CDS encoding integron integrase; its protein translation is MRDELAVRRYSTRTFVAYRGWVRHFVRWAGRRHPRDLGRHEVERFITHLAVERNVAANTQNQALAALLFLYRDVLKQPMGPIQPVHAKRPKRKPTVLSIDEARSVLAAMDGVPWLVASILYGAGLRVGEAIALRVKDLDLDRREILVRGGKGQKDRLTMLPDIIIPALRRHLTETQRRHRRWLQANTATVELPGALHRKLPNAATQWPWFWVFPAGRPYEMKGDRTHPWRRHHVHETVISRAVQDAGRAAGLQKRITTHTFRHSFATHLLEAGYDIRTVQELLGHSDVSTTMIYTHVLNRGGMGVRSPMDAMGAGGAGRAGGAGGAGGAGGANRRESARE